Proteins found in one Stigmatopora nigra isolate UIUO_SnigA chromosome 15, RoL_Snig_1.1, whole genome shotgun sequence genomic segment:
- the grid2ipa gene encoding delphilin isoform X6: MMTCCLRIFIPKKHRERFDEALSQSLAGDPRGRSFGRGQQRPGHSPGSARATSVPPALAEEGGASRGTRKTASLTAGRPGATNRRTVRVRRGNMSFGFTLRGHAPVWIDSVIPGSAADEAGLRAGDRIAFLNGLDMRTSSHEKVVSMLQGSGAAPTLVVEDGPPSWDGWEVEEGSGVPVGARSPALGSPALGSLRWVAEILPPSIRVQGLTFGQQLEHLLTVRERYAVCKALESFFQRRNVDALIVDVFPLLDTPAKQAIWQFVYQLLTYEEQERCRHKIARFLGLGAPVAAAAGGGPEDPHRRSSSVRVTGSAYGSGVRGRSSDDLMLGTRTGTLRRLLFAGSLGSPRPIAAAPPHSGFHADWFSEAGTRLTPGERQSGDGTSLPETPNNLTNLSAVYAELENVYAARRSKSLKTRPPPAPETFLDTDTEAASRAATPTAPEAAYTGGGAGGSPVPTPTWPEAPLSPPASRRDSVESNPYVSLDSPPPPQVSDLPSSPPGARRAARRRYTFSEPPRSGDTNRFLDALSEQLGRRVAIVDDDFLTPENDYEEDACETAFPDEEEEEEDEEEENESGEDEEESGGLAAPEPSSPSEGQSSSGEEEEENASSLTYSSSSDHIPPPPVSPPPPPPVQFDDPPAPPPVPSQARERPGPGPQRPAGPYVPVRRKSGPPPPPPPRADPPPKRHSFHKAVPEREEERVRAAVREPRAYRERGSYGGGRGAYQELRRLVPERRSHREQMLEDGRPYEEQTSEEERRSRREQKLFRELRALEEQMLREQQVLRDGRERAFRHRRAFEAQLMIYQGHGSMPAQLPEGTPHSPPHSPPHSPPHSPPHSPPGQPHRSLPAELPDGSGRSPCGGTRPSRSAPPAHHPPPVPGEPGRQSPGAGPRPLRPFGEAWRDPGAHYSSSEIFPRTRRGETRCSSTELLHRSQPMLRRRPHHSSAELLREARPPTGGPQPRSVEPPGRSCAELPRQSRQPPPREASSPQGRRGPKIQRQARASWQGGRPAEASPQRPRSIQRVLSPLGAPGVLHIQHVVGPAPPPPPPPPPQEQRRQIPAIIQPAQQGRRCQPPLSTFRPLRPPSDLWPPPQRGPAQAAPPSGRPHSQPSQHLMRSQHRAAASESQPQSLPHSLSDPAGEAATAVAAAAPPPPPPPVVRPTLSRMESHHMSVKRLRWEQVEDSEGTIWGELGVASERDKLHDVVKYLDLETHFGTHKASPPLAEASEKKDAIEILSREKARGVSFLLARTMMSHGELRQALMCAGGARKLQPSHAKQLLLCAPDAEELRRYRLYAEEPGQLGQTDLFVLEMLSVPEYQTRLESLVFWDSLQEKTEELRGAYRRISQASSELRASQKLAKILEFVLAMGNYLSDSRPGGDRTTGFKINFLTELSTTKTLDGKSTFLHILVRSLRHHFPDVLDFAKDLSTVPLAAKGEVLEERKPDKTGHFCGVGGCAVRPRSQPDERGFGSQATPGKHPEDKGGLSENARHRRGPLRHGHEHFSGKQPPVGAVAGVPAAERLGGVRRDGLLLWRGRPRRPHRGLLWHLSAIHRHFPERSGRAAGGGRSRRPRVGLPAGPVASACWWGVDQSGDGGWSTLPMLKVANPEARINIRAHI; this comes from the exons ATGATGACTTGCTGCCTCAG GATCTTCATTCCCAAGAAGCACCGGGAGCGTTTCGACGAGGCGCTTTCCCAGAGCCTGGCCGGCGATCCCAGGGGGCGGAGCTTCGGCCGAGGCCAACAACGCCCCGGACACTCGCCGGGGTCGGCGCGCGCCACCTCCGTGCCTCCAGCCCTGGCCGAGGAAGGCGGGGCTTCCCGCGGGACGAGGAAGACGGCGTCCTTGACGGCCGGACGCCCCGGCGCCACCAACCGCAG GACGGTGCGGGTGCGCAGGGGCAACATGAGCTTCGGTTTCACCCTGCGAGGACACGCCCCCGTGTGGATCGATTCCGTCATTCCCG GCAGCGCGGCGGACGAGGCGGGCCTGAGAGCGGGGGACCGCATCGCGTTCCTCAACGGCCTGGACATGAG GACCTCCTCCCACGAGAAGGTGGTGTCCATGCTGCAGGGAAGCGGCGCCGCGCCCACCCTGGTGGTGGAGGACGGCCCGCCCTCTTGGGACGGCTGGGAGGTGGAGGAGGGGAGCGGCGTCCCCGTCGGCGCCCGCTCCCCCGCCCTGGGCTCTCCCGCTCTGGGCTCCCTGCGCTGGGTGGCCGAGATCCTGCCCCCGAGCATCCGAGTCCAGGGCCTTACCTTCGGGCAGCAGCTGGAGCACCTGCTGACCGTCCGCGAGAGATACGCCGTCTGCAAAGCTCTGGAGAGCTTTTTCCAGCGCAG GAACGTGGACGCGCTGATCGTGGACGTCTTCCCGCTGCTGGATACGCCGGCCAAACAGGCCATCTGGCAGTTTGTGTACCAGCTGCTGACCTACGAGGAGCAGGAACGCTGCCGCCACAAAATCGCCCGCTTTCTGGGACTCGGCGCACCAG TGGCGGCCGCCGCCGGCGGCGGCCCAGAGGATCCCCATCGCCGCAGCAGCTCCGTGCGGGTGACGGGGAGCGCCTACGGGAGCGGCGTGAGGGGGCGCAGCTCGGACGACCTGATGCTCGGCACGCGCACGGGTACGCTCCGCCGCCTGCTTTTTGCTGGCTCGCTGGGCTCGCCCAGGCCGATCGCCGCTGCCCCCCCCCACTCAGGTTTCCACGCAGACTGGTTTTCGGAGGCGGGGACCAGGTTGACTCCGGGGGAAAGACAGTCGGGCGACGGTACCTCGCTCCCCGAGACCCCCAACAACCTGACAAAC CTGTCGGCCGTGTACGCCGAACTGGAGAACGTCTACGCGGCCAGGAGGTCCAAGTCCCTGAAGACGCGCCCTCCTCCCGCCCCCGAGACTTTCCTGGACACGGACACGGAGGCGGCCTCGCGCGCCGCCACCCCTACGGCGCCCGAGGCGGCGTACACAG GAGGCGGAGCCGGCGGGAGCCCCGTGCCCACTCCCACTTGGCCAGAGGCTCCCCTGAGCCCCCCCGCCAGCCGTCGGGACAGCGTGGAATCCAACCCCTACGTGAGCCTGGAcagtccgccgccgccgcaagTGTCCGATTTGCCCTCCAGTCCTCCGGGGGCGCGGCGCGCGGCCAGACGTCGCTACACTTTCTCCGAGCCGCCGCGCTCTGGAGACACGAATCGCTTCCTGGACGCGCTGAGCGAGCAGCTGGGCCGGCGAGTCGCCATCGTGGACGACGACTTCCTCACGCCCGAAAACGACTACGAAGAG GACGCCTGCGAGACGGCCTTCCcggacgaggaagaagaagaggaggatgaggaagaagagAACGAGTCGggggaggacgaagaagagaGCGGAGGATTGGCGGCTCCCGAGCCCAGCAGCCCGAGCGAGGGCCAGAGTAGCagcggggaggaggaggaggagaacgcCTCCTCCCTCACCTATTCCTCCTCCTCCGACCACATCCCCCCGCCACCCGTGAGTCCACCCCCGCCTCCCCCCGTTCAGTTCGACGACCCGCCGGCTCCTCCCCCCGTCCCGTCGCAAGCGCGGGAACGGCCGGGTCCCGGGCCCCAACGCCCGGCCGGGCCTTACGTGCCCGTGCGCCGAAAGTCTGGACCGCCTCCCCCGCCTCCTCCCCGCGCCGACCCGCCGCCCAAACGACACTCTTTCCATAAAGCGGTTCCGGAGAGGGAGGAGGAGCGGGTTCGGGCCGCCGTCAGAGAGCCGCGCGCCTATCGGGAGCGGGGGTCCTACGGAGGGGGGCGAGGGGCGTACCAAGAGCTACGGCGTCTTGTCCCCGAGCGCCGCTCTCACCGGGAGCAAATGTTGGAGGACGGACGGCCCTACGAGGAGCAGACGTCGGAGGAGGAGAGGCGATCCCGCCGGGAGCAAAAGCTCTTCCGGGAGCTGAGAGCGTTGGAAGAGCAAATGCTCCGAGAGCAGCAAGTCCTCCGAGACGGACGGGAGCGGGCCTTCCGCCACCGACGGGCCTTTGAGGCTCAACTGATGATCTACCAGGGGCACGGTTCCATGCCGGCCCAGCTCCCCGAGGGGACGCCCCACTCGCCGCCCCACTCGCCGCCCCACTCGCCGCCCCACTCGCCGCCCCATTCGCCGCCGGGGCAGCCGCACCGGTCCTTGCCGGCAGAACTCCCCGATGGCTCTGGCCGTTCCCCGTGTGGCGGGACGCGGCCGTCCCGCTCGGCCCCGCCGGCCCATCACCCGCCGCCCGTTCCCGGGGAGCCGGGGCGCCAAAGCCCCGGGGCCGGGCCGCGGCCCCTCCGTCCTTTCGGCGAGGCGTGGCGGGATCCCGGCGCCCACTACTCGTCCTCGGAGATCTTCCCCCGGACGCGGCGGGGCGAGACGCGGTGCTCCTCCACGGAACTCCTCCACCGGTCTCAGCCAATGCTGCGGAGGCGGCCTCACCACTCCTCGGCGGAACTCCTGCGGGAGGCCCGCCCCCCGACGGGGGGGCCCCAGCCCCGATCCGTGGAGCCGCCGGGCCGCTCCTGCGCCGAGCTCCCGCGCCAGTCCCGGCAGCCGCCGCCCCGGGAGGCGTCCTCGCCGCAGGGGCGCAGGGGTCCCAAGATCCAGCGGCAGGCCCGGGCGTCCTGGCAGGGGGGCCGGCCGGCGGAGGCGTCTCCCCAGAGGCCCCGTTCCATTCAGCGTGTCCTGAGCCCGTTGGGGGCCCCCGGCGTTCTCCACATCCAGCACGTGGTGGGCCcggcgcccccgccgccgccgcctccgccgccgcagGAGCAGCGGCGGCAGATTCCCGCCATCATCCAGCCGGCGCAACAAGGCCGGCGATGCCAGCCGCCGCTGTCCACGTTCCGGCCCCTCCGGCCGCCGTCGGATTTGTGGCCCCCGCCGCAGCGAGGGCCGGCCCAAGCGGCCCCCCCGAGCGGGCGTCCGCATTCCCAACCCTCCCAGCACTTGATGCGGTCGCAGCACAGAGCGGCGGCGAGCGAGAGTCAGCCCCAGTCGCTCCCCCACTCTCTGTCCGACCCCGCGGGGGAGGCGgcgacggcggtggcggcggcggcgccaccTCCGCCCCCCCCGCCCGTAGTCAGGCCGACTCTCTCCAGGATGGAGTCTCACCACATGAGTGTGAAGAGGTTGCGCTGGGAGCAGGTGGAAGACTCGGAAGGCACCATCTGGGGGGAG CTGGGCGTGGCTTCGGAGCGCGACAAACTGCACGACGTGGTGAAGTATTTGGATCTGGAAACGCACTTTGGGACACACAAGGCTTCCC CGCCGTTGGCGGAGGCCTCCGAGAAGAAGGACGCCATTGAGATCCTGTCCCGCGAGAAGGCCCGCGGCGTCT CCTTCCTGCTGGCCCGCACAATGATGTCCCACGGAGAGCTGCGTCAGGCGCTGATGTGCGCCGGCGGCGCCCGCAAACTCCAGCCCTCTCACGCCAAGCAGCTCCTGCTGTGCGCTCCCGACGCGGAAGAGCTCCGAAGATATCGCCTCTACGCCGAGGAGCCGGGCCAACTGGGCCAGACGGACCTCTTTGTGCTGGAG ATGTTGTCCGTGCCCGAGTACCAGACGCGTCTGGAAAGCCTGGTGTTCTGGGACTCGCTGCAGGAGAAGACGGAAGAGCTGAGGGGGGCCTACCGCCGCATCAGCCAGGCCTCCTCCGAGCTCAGGGCCAGCCAAAAGCTGGCCAAGATCTTAGAG TTTGTGTTGGCCATGGGGAACTACTTGAGCGACAGCCGGCCCGGAGGCGACAGGACCACCGGCTTCAAGATCAACTTTTTGACGGAG TTGAGCACGACCAAGACGCTGGACGGCAAATCCACCTTCCTGCACATTCTGGTGCGCTCCCTGCGCCATCACTTTCCCGACGTGCTGGATTTCGCCAAAGACCTGAGCACGGTTCCGCTGGCGGCCAAAGGTGAGGTGTTGGAGGAAAGAAAGCCCGACAAGACCGGTCATTtttgtggggtgggggggtgcgCCGTCCGTCCCCGCAGTCAACCAGATGAGCGTGGCTTCGGAAGTCAAGCAACTCCAGGGAAGCATCCAGAAGATAAGGGCGGCCTGTCAGAAAATGCCCGCCACCGCCGAGGACCGCTTCGCCACGGTCATGAGC ACTTTTCTGGAAAACAGCCACCCGTCGGTGCAGTCGCTGGAGTCCCTGCAGCAGAGCGCCTTGGAGGAGTTCGGCGCGACGGCCTCCTACTTTGGCGAGGACGGCCCCGCCGTCCGCACCGAGGCCTTCTTTGGCATCTTTCGGCAATTCATAGACACTTTCCAG AGCGTTCTGGGCGAGCAGCTGGCGGCGGAAGATCCCGCCGGCCCCGGGTGGGCCTCCCCGCCGGCCCGGTAGCCTCCGCGTGCTGGTGGGGCGTAGACCAGAGTGGAGACGGTGGGTGGAGCACGCTGCCAATGCTGAAGGTGGCCAATCCAGAGGCTAGAATAAATATCAGAGCCCATATTTAG